A genomic stretch from Cloacibacterium caeni includes:
- a CDS encoding beta-carotene 15,15'-monooxygenase encodes MLNEDFNIDQFKKSWQEQPISDVYNMSEIEGMLNKKSTNYVKYIFWISLAEFLFFAIVGICTIFSTQRSNSFTNILEKLGVQMNDDVEMNFEHLYFALKVFSLLITAIFVFLFYRNYLKIKVECNLKNFILQIIKFKRTVNLFIFTNIGLLIVFSGIITYFIMNVLQAQNIHLNQATLIGFITGIVISIGLGVLLIWLYYRIVYGIIMGRLSRNLEQLQKIEQEQ; translated from the coding sequence ATGCTTAATGAAGATTTCAATATAGACCAATTTAAAAAATCCTGGCAGGAACAACCCATTTCTGATGTGTATAACATGTCTGAAATAGAAGGAATGCTCAACAAAAAATCTACCAACTATGTAAAATATATTTTCTGGATTAGTTTGGCAGAATTTTTATTTTTCGCCATCGTTGGGATTTGTACGATTTTTTCTACCCAAAGAAGCAATAGTTTTACTAATATTTTAGAAAAACTAGGCGTACAAATGAATGATGATGTAGAAATGAATTTTGAGCATCTTTATTTTGCCTTGAAAGTCTTTAGTTTACTGATTACCGCGATTTTTGTTTTTCTTTTTTACAGAAATTATCTGAAAATTAAGGTAGAATGCAATTTGAAAAATTTTATTCTCCAAATTATCAAGTTCAAAAGAACCGTTAACCTATTTATCTTCACCAATATTGGTTTATTGATTGTTTTTTCGGGTATTATTACTTATTTCATTATGAATGTGTTGCAAGCTCAAAACATTCATTTAAACCAAGCCACTTTAATAGGATTTATTACAGGAATTGTGATAAGCATTGGTTTAGGCGTTCTCCTGATTTGGCTGTATTACAGAATAGTTTACGGAATTATTATGGGCAGACTGAGCAGAAATCTAGAGCAATTGCAAAAAATAGAACAAGAACAATAA
- a CDS encoding RNA polymerase sigma factor, producing the protein MDSKQKEFSKLVKENQGLIIKVSRLYTNSLEDEQDLFQEIVLQLWRSYDSFKGQSKISTWMYRVALNTAITLFRKKTKSPQTDELMDFHHRDYMEDDDEKQQQITLLYKVIKMLPKVERAIVMMYLDDLPYRDIAENLGITEVNARVKMNRLKKTLKELMTQHA; encoded by the coding sequence TTGGATTCTAAACAAAAAGAATTTTCTAAGTTGGTAAAGGAAAATCAGGGGCTTATTATAAAAGTCTCCAGATTATATACCAATTCTCTGGAAGATGAACAGGATCTTTTTCAAGAAATTGTGTTACAACTTTGGCGCAGTTACGACTCATTCAAAGGACAGTCCAAAATTTCTACTTGGATGTACAGAGTAGCGCTTAATACGGCAATTACGCTTTTCCGAAAGAAAACGAAATCTCCTCAAACTGATGAGTTGATGGATTTTCACCACAGAGATTATATGGAAGATGATGACGAAAAGCAACAACAAATCACTCTGCTTTATAAGGTGATTAAAATGCTCCCAAAAGTAGAACGTGCAATTGTGATGATGTATTTAGACGATTTACCTTACCGTGATATTGCAGAAAATTTAGGGATTACAGAAGTAAATGCCCGTGTAAAAATGAACAGACTCAAAAAAACACTTAAAGAATTGATGACTCAACATGCTTAA